From candidate division WOR-3 bacterium, one genomic window encodes:
- a CDS encoding fibronectin type III domain-containing protein has translation MTLSLRFAAAAAALAILLGAGCEKNSAPEPPTVQGTTRARPGDTLSFRFSSTDPEDDSVFFMISWGDGATSQWSPATANGEEYAQAHVYTDSGDYYIKAKAKDGLNAESDWSDSIRARVGSYPPETPFRPSGPVSCSTGLAYTWRVKAVHPLHDSVSFQFSWGSGDTSSWGPFVASNQSYDEVHTYSLAGLFRVTARARDARGLESGWSETLLVRVDSASTIPQGAPRNLALSAATDSTVRVVWSAPTDTAFNPSRYVVLFKEVGATNFDSVGGAPADSFVHNPVGRTGTYKVAAVYDSSKVNSAQSPSTIPVANSLRWIPELSVTGTNTGYGWDRTTGQAFLYDMTTPDSLAKVDFYISDFAAGFTGPDYFTASPDTAPDDPGGAVPSGAWHITEFSHLDSTATEQSALPRYTPSRYDKTGALDSLPRLVACYTTEDQRYALIRVSDARPTAGEVYLETWFQLIKGLRLIQHF, from the coding sequence ATGACTTTATCGCTACGTTTCGCGGCTGCGGCCGCCGCCCTGGCCATTTTGCTCGGAGCCGGATGCGAGAAGAACTCCGCACCTGAGCCGCCGACCGTTCAGGGCACGACGAGAGCCCGGCCGGGAGATACCCTCAGCTTTCGTTTCAGCAGTACCGACCCGGAAGATGACAGTGTGTTCTTCATGATCTCATGGGGTGACGGTGCCACCAGCCAGTGGTCGCCGGCCACCGCGAACGGGGAGGAATACGCTCAGGCTCACGTCTACACCGATTCAGGAGATTACTACATCAAGGCCAAGGCCAAAGACGGACTCAACGCCGAGTCCGACTGGTCGGACTCGATCCGGGCAAGGGTCGGGTCGTATCCGCCCGAAACGCCGTTCCGGCCCAGCGGCCCTGTCAGTTGCTCTACCGGCCTTGCCTACACGTGGAGAGTCAAGGCCGTGCACCCGTTGCACGATAGCGTCTCCTTCCAGTTCTCCTGGGGCAGCGGCGACACCTCAAGTTGGGGACCCTTCGTTGCCAGCAACCAGTCCTATGATGAGGTACACACCTATAGCCTGGCCGGCCTGTTCCGGGTTACCGCCCGTGCCCGCGATGCCCGGGGACTGGAATCAGGGTGGTCGGAGACGCTGCTCGTCAGAGTGGACTCTGCTTCGACCATTCCGCAAGGAGCGCCGCGTAACCTAGCGCTTTCCGCCGCCACCGATTCGACCGTCAGGGTTGTCTGGTCTGCTCCGACCGACACCGCTTTCAACCCGAGCCGCTACGTGGTCCTGTTCAAGGAAGTCGGCGCGACCAACTTCGACTCAGTGGGCGGCGCCCCTGCCGACAGCTTCGTCCACAACCCGGTTGGCCGAACAGGGACATACAAAGTCGCGGCCGTGTACGACAGCAGCAAGGTCAACTCGGCTCAGTCGCCGTCCACCATACCGGTCGCCAACAGCCTGCGGTGGATTCCGGAACTGAGTGTCACCGGGACAAACACCGGCTACGGCTGGGACCGGACAACCGGTCAAGCCTTCCTGTACGACATGACGACGCCCGACAGCCTCGCCAAGGTTGACTTCTACATCTCCGACTTTGCTGCCGGTTTCACCGGCCCCGACTACTTTACGGCAAGCCCGGACACGGCACCCGATGACCCGGGTGGCGCAGTGCCGTCGGGCGCCTGGCACATCACGGAGTTCAGTCACCTCGACAGCACCGCGACCGAGCAGAGCGCCCTGCCCAGGTACACACCTTCGCGGTACGACAAGACCGGCGCGCTGGACTCTCTGCCCAGGCTGGTCGCCTGCTACACCACTGAAGACCAGCGCTACGCGCTGATTCGCGTGTCCGACGCCAGGCCGACAGCTGGCGAAGTCTACCTGGAAACCTGGTTCCAGTTGATCAAGGGACTGCGCCTGATCCAGCACTTCTAG